A genomic region of Limnohabitans curvus contains the following coding sequences:
- a CDS encoding RNA polymerase factor sigma-54, with protein MKQGLSLRVSQHLALTPQLQQSIRLLQLSTLELSQEIEQMLDENPFLDKEFEEAPREEFGLDKADAPARDEEMEPMREVPSLDGGMSEITVDNTASDTEPSVDGVAESWDGDGSVEFSADDSEWGGDAPASNNNNTADSDTADATELARMQESLTSHLHRQALALRLSPTDQAALRYLIENLNDDGYLEDTLRSLAEGLGGDDEEEIEELEHRFQVALSLLQSLEPVGVGARDLAECLTLQLKALTPKGEEALQIRDTAIRMCKQPMEMLAKRDFKRLAVIVGDSETNVKVAIALIARLEPKPGRRFADVERHVVVPDVLVTRVGKSTTAPKFKVALNPDVMPRLRVHDIYANALRGGKGEAHAGLQQRLQEARWFIKNIQQRFDTILRVSNAIAERQKNFFVHGELAMRPMVLREIAEELGLHESTISRVTTNKYMSTPFGTFELKYFFGSGLETDSGNNASSTAVRALIKQFVASENPKKPLSDNQLSEMLKEQGIECARRTVAKYREALRIAPTTLRKAL; from the coding sequence ATGAAACAAGGTTTATCACTTCGCGTCTCTCAACATCTGGCACTCACGCCGCAGTTGCAGCAGTCGATCCGACTGTTGCAGTTGTCTACCTTGGAGTTGAGCCAAGAGATTGAGCAAATGCTCGACGAGAACCCGTTTCTCGACAAAGAGTTTGAAGAGGCCCCACGTGAAGAGTTTGGCCTCGACAAGGCCGATGCGCCAGCGCGCGACGAAGAGATGGAGCCCATGCGCGAAGTGCCATCGCTCGATGGCGGCATGTCAGAAATCACCGTGGACAACACGGCCAGCGATACCGAACCCAGCGTGGACGGTGTGGCCGAAAGCTGGGATGGCGATGGCAGCGTAGAGTTTTCTGCTGACGATTCCGAGTGGGGCGGTGACGCACCCGCCAGCAATAACAACAACACGGCCGACAGCGACACCGCCGACGCCACCGAGTTGGCGCGCATGCAAGAGTCGCTCACCTCGCATTTGCACCGTCAAGCGCTGGCCTTGCGCCTGAGCCCCACCGACCAAGCGGCCTTGCGCTACTTGATTGAAAACCTCAACGACGACGGCTACCTCGAAGACACGCTGCGCAGCTTGGCCGAAGGTTTGGGTGGTGACGACGAAGAGGAAATTGAAGAACTTGAACACCGCTTCCAAGTGGCCTTGTCTTTGCTGCAAAGCCTAGAGCCTGTGGGCGTGGGTGCGCGTGACTTGGCTGAGTGTTTGACGCTGCAACTGAAAGCTTTGACGCCCAAAGGCGAAGAAGCTTTGCAGATTCGCGACACGGCCATTCGCATGTGCAAGCAGCCCATGGAGATGTTGGCCAAGCGCGATTTCAAACGCTTGGCGGTCATCGTGGGGGACAGCGAGACCAACGTCAAGGTGGCGATTGCGCTGATTGCTCGCCTAGAGCCCAAGCCTGGTCGCCGTTTTGCCGATGTGGAGCGCCATGTGGTAGTGCCCGATGTGTTGGTGACACGCGTGGGCAAGTCCACCACGGCGCCCAAATTCAAGGTGGCGCTGAACCCCGATGTGATGCCTCGCTTACGTGTGCACGACATCTACGCCAATGCCCTCAGAGGCGGCAAAGGCGAAGCACATGCTGGGTTGCAGCAGCGCCTACAAGAAGCGCGTTGGTTTATCAAAAACATCCAGCAACGCTTTGACACCATCTTGCGTGTCAGCAATGCGATTGCCGAACGCCAAAAAAACTTCTTCGTGCACGGCGAACTCGCCATGCGTCCCATGGTCTTGCGCGAGATTGCTGAGGAGCTGGGTCTTCATGAGTCAACCATCAGCCGCGTCACGACCAACAAGTACATGAGCACGCCTTTTGGCACCTTTGAACTCAAGTACTTCTTCGGCTCGGGGTTGGAGACAGACAGCGGTAACAACGCTTCCAGCACGGCCGTGCGTGCGCTCATCAAGCAATTTGTGGCGAGCGAAAACCCCAAAAAGCCGCTGTCGGATAATCAGCTCTCCGAAATGCTCAAAGAGCAAGGCATTGAGTGCGCCCGCCGCACCGTGGCCAAATACCGTGAGGCGCTGCGCATTGCGCCCACGACATTGCGCAAGGCCCTCTGA
- the lptB gene encoding LPS export ABC transporter ATP-binding protein yields MIETLSPTHTAETTESRLEARHLEKSYGSRKVVHDVSISVKKGEVVGLLGPNGAGKTTSFYMIVGLVRADGGSITIDGQPVAHLPIHRRSRLGLSYLPQEASIFRKLNVEDNVRAVLELQRGEDGKPLKHEEIETRLTSLLQELRVDHLRASPSVALSGGERRRVEIARALATNPRFILLDEPFAGIDPIAVIEIQRIIGFLKARGMGVLITDHNVRETLGICDHACIISDGRVLAQGTPVEIIENADVRRVYLGEHFRM; encoded by the coding sequence GTGATCGAAACGCTTTCACCCACACACACCGCTGAGACCACAGAGAGTCGTTTGGAAGCCCGCCACTTGGAAAAGTCATACGGCAGCCGCAAGGTCGTGCACGATGTGTCGATCTCTGTGAAAAAGGGTGAAGTGGTGGGTTTGCTCGGCCCCAACGGTGCAGGCAAAACTACGTCGTTCTACATGATCGTGGGTTTGGTGCGTGCCGATGGCGGCAGCATCACCATCGATGGTCAGCCGGTGGCACATTTGCCCATTCACCGCCGCTCGCGTTTGGGCTTGAGCTATTTGCCTCAAGAAGCCTCCATCTTTCGTAAACTGAATGTGGAAGACAACGTGCGCGCCGTGTTGGAGCTGCAACGCGGCGAAGACGGCAAGCCACTCAAGCACGAGGAAATTGAAACCCGCTTGACCTCGCTGCTGCAAGAGTTGCGTGTGGACCACTTGCGGGCTTCGCCCTCAGTGGCGTTGTCGGGTGGTGAGCGCCGTCGTGTGGAGATTGCACGTGCTTTGGCGACCAACCCGCGGTTCATTTTGTTGGACGAGCCGTTCGCTGGTATCGACCCAATTGCAGTGATCGAAATTCAACGCATCATTGGCTTCTTGAAGGCGCGTGGCATGGGCGTGCTCATCACCGACCATAACGTGCGCGAGACGCTGGGTATTTGCGACCACGCCTGCATCATCAGTGATGGTCGTGTGTTGGCGCAGGGCACACCAGTCGAAATCATCGAGAACGCAGATGTGCGACGTGTGTATCTCGGCGAACATTTCCGAATGTGA
- the lptA gene encoding lipopolysaccharide transport periplasmic protein LptA gives MAIVPVAASAEKADREKPTHIEADNLVHDELNQVSIFTGRAVLTRGTMVMRGTRIEMREDADGYQFGVIFPEPNKRAFFRQKREGNDEFMEGEALRIEFDGKADRVKLIDNAEVRRYRGAVLNDTMTGKLIIYENLTDVFSIDGQRTEAGGKASGGRVRAVLAPRSKTLEKP, from the coding sequence ATGGCCATCGTGCCGGTAGCGGCGTCTGCAGAAAAAGCAGACCGAGAAAAACCCACACATATTGAGGCCGACAACTTAGTTCACGACGAGCTGAACCAAGTCAGTATCTTCACCGGACGTGCTGTTTTGACCCGAGGCACGATGGTCATGCGTGGTACGCGCATTGAAATGCGCGAAGACGCCGACGGTTATCAATTTGGCGTCATCTTCCCTGAACCGAACAAGCGTGCTTTCTTTCGCCAAAAGCGCGAAGGCAATGACGAGTTCATGGAAGGCGAGGCTTTGCGTATCGAATTTGATGGCAAAGCAGACCGCGTCAAACTCATCGACAACGCCGAAGTGCGCCGCTACCGCGGTGCTGTGTTGAATGACACGATGACCGGCAAACTCATCATTTATGAAAACCTGACCGATGTCTTCAGCATCGATGGCCAACGCACCGAAGCAGGTGGCAAGGCCAGCGGTGGTCGGGTGCGTGCCGTGTTGGCACCGCGCAGCAAAACCTTGGAAAAACCGTGA
- a CDS encoding thiol:disulfide interchange protein DsbA/DsbL, with protein MKRRDFSLAAISAASVAGLPLAAQAQGPAAAKKPVEGSDYLSLDKRVPTDVGAGKIELIEFFWYSCPHCNSFEPQFAAWVKAAPKDVVVQRVPVRFRDDFEAQQRAYYVFESLGLVDAMHGKLFHAIHTERQQLNTAPALAAWANKNGLPEKKFLDTFNSFGVATKARRATQLQDAFKVQGVPALGVAGRFYTDGSLTQTMDRALQVAEYLIGEVRRGR; from the coding sequence ATGAAACGTCGTGATTTTTCTTTAGCCGCCATCAGCGCAGCGTCTGTGGCTGGTCTGCCTTTGGCTGCACAAGCACAAGGCCCTGCCGCCGCGAAAAAACCTGTAGAGGGCTCGGATTACCTGTCGCTCGACAAGCGCGTGCCGACCGATGTGGGCGCAGGCAAGATTGAGCTGATCGAGTTTTTTTGGTACAGCTGCCCGCATTGCAATTCGTTTGAACCGCAGTTTGCTGCGTGGGTCAAAGCGGCCCCCAAAGACGTGGTGGTACAGCGCGTGCCCGTGCGCTTCCGTGACGACTTTGAAGCGCAACAACGTGCCTATTACGTGTTTGAGTCGCTCGGCTTGGTGGATGCCATGCACGGCAAACTGTTCCATGCCATCCACACCGAGCGCCAGCAGCTCAACACAGCACCCGCTTTGGCGGCTTGGGCCAACAAAAATGGTTTGCCTGAGAAGAAGTTTTTGGACACCTTCAACAGCTTTGGCGTCGCCACCAAAGCACGCCGCGCCACGCAGCTGCAAGACGCGTTCAAGGTCCAAGGCGTGCCTGCCTTGGGCGTGGCTGGCCGCTTCTACACAGACGGCTCGCTGACCCAAACCATGGACCGTGCCTTGCAGGTTGCTGAATACCTGATCGGCGAAGTACGCCGCGGCCGCTAA